DNA sequence from the Bacillus pumilus genome:
TCACATATTTATGCGATCGGCGACAGCCCCAACGATCTATCCATGTTTGAGGAAGCAGGCCACCGCATTGCAATGGGGAATGCAGTCGATGTTATTAAAGAAAAGAGCACCTACATTACAAAAGGTAATCATGAAGACGGTGTTGCTTACTTTATTGATCTCCTTTTACAAAATCAATTCCACGAAAAAAAGACGCTTGTCTGATCAGCGCCTAGAGAGAAGTCTAAAAGTCCGATACGAACGTGGATCGGGCTTTTTCTTTATTTTTTAATTCGAACAGCCGTCTCATACTTATCCTTCCAGTACGTACTTGTTTTCATATTCGTAAGCACGACACCATTTGAGACGGTCATATGAATGACTTGATTTGATCCTGCATAAATGGCCGGTATCAATGACGTTCCACTAAAGAAAACGAGATCTCCCGGCTTCAGCTCCGACCGTTTCACAGGCGTACCTGCCTTGACTTGACCTGACGCATAACGAGGCAGCTCAATACCAAGCACTTCACGATACACATGCTGTGTGAACCCTGCTGTGTCAAAGCCTTGCTTTGGATTCGTCCCACCTTTGACATAAGGAACTTCTCCAATATACGTTGCGGCTTTTGAGACAATCGGGTCTTCTTTTGCTAATTTCAGCTCTGTTAATCGTTTCGCACCTGTCCATTTTTCGCGCCAATACGATTCGGACAAATAAGAAATCGTGACACTTTCCGAACGGCTCGCATGAATAAAACGGTCGCCCCCAATATACATCCCTACATGAGAAATGCCTGGCTTATATGTGTTGCTGAAAAAGACAAAATCCCCAGGACGTATATCATCTAATGCTACTTTTTCTCCAACTATCCACTGCTGTTCAGCACTTCGAGGCAAATAAATCCCTAGTGATTTTTCAAATACATATTGTAAAAAGCCTGAACAATCAAAGCCAACTTTAGGGTCTGCTGCACCAAATACATAAGGAATACCTACATATTTCATCGCATCTTTCACAAGGCGATTATCCGAGATTTCCGGTGTGCCGGGAAGTCGTTTGACTGCATAAAATCGGTCCGTCCAGTATTTGCTTTTGCTGACGTTTGTTTTCACCACACCTTGACTAAGCGTGATGTGAATGACCTGATCGTTACCAGCGTAAAATCCTACATGTGTCGGGATATCCTTTGTTTCTTCAAGGCTTCGAAAATATACAAGGTCACCTGGCTGGGCTTTGTCCCATGATACCTTTTTTCCAATCTGATACTGATCGATTACCTTCCGCGGCAAATCAAAAGCGCCTGATGTCTTGTACACATATTGCGTAAACCCTGATGCGTCAAAGCCCGTTTTTGGATCGGTTCCTCCTTTATGATAAGGTGTTCCAATCAACTTTTCCGCTTGCTGCAAAGGAGACGCTGTTTGAGCAACTGCTTCTGATTGAGTCATGAACATCAGCCCTACGAGCGCGCACCCACCAATCACTATTCCTTTCCACTTCATGACCTTTCCCCTCCTTTCTTCTATAGTTTCGGCATGACACCTAACCTTTTACACCTTTTTTCGACAAAAAAGAGCACGCAATGCGTGCCCTCTATGCTCGTTAGAGTTATTTACTTGCTTCCGTTTTTGACTGTTTTTGTTGTTCGATTTTCTGCATTTCAACCGAGATCTTTTGTTTTTCATGATCTGTGAGGCTGTCACTAAATTTAAAAGCAGACATAAAGACAAAGACTAAAATTAACGCAACAAACGGCCAGCTTGCTTTTAGAAATTTCATTTCTTCTCTTTCCCTCCGTTTTCTTTTAAGTGTTTAACTTTATCAGCGTGATCTACTTCAAAGAAAATGTGTCCGTCTTTTTCTTTCCAATCCGCATTCGTACCATTTGTCAGCATACGGATAATGGATTTTGATTCAAATGATCCTGCTTTAACCGGAGCAGGTGTTGCTTCTTTGATGTACATTGGGACCACTTCAAATGTCGCTTTTCCATCTTCATTCAGATGATACTGAACAAGTGCAGAATCACGTGTTCTTGACCAGCCTTGGTCAAAAATAAAGTTTCCTAAGCTATAGAAGATCGCCGTGCCGTTATAGACTTCCATTGGCTCAAGAACGTGCGGATGAGCACCGATAATGATATCAGCACCAGCCTTAGACATCGCTCTTGCCAATTCTCTTTGTCTATCGTTTACCTCATTGTTGTACTCCTGTCCCCAGTGAGCATGAACAACGACGACATCTGCCTTTTCAGCAGCCTGCGAAATCATCGGAATAAAGATAGATGGGTCGGCTGGCAAGATACCCGCCTGGCGATTCGTTGCTTTAAAATCTTTCCCATACACATCTGTAAAACCAAGTGTAGCGATTTTGACACCATTTACTTCTTTATACGAAATGTTCTGCTTCGCATCCTGAAGGTTAAGGCCTGCGCCTGTATAATCCATGTCAGCTTGTTTAAAGGCATCAATCGTTTTGTTCAGCCCTTTTTCACCATAGTCTGCCGCATGGTTATTCGCAAAGTTTAATACAGAGAAATTCAAATCCTTCAACGCTTTGACCGAATCCTCATCCGTTTTTAAATGAATATTCTTTTGCGCCGCTTGTTCCCGGTCTGATGCGACTGGATGCTCAAAGTTACCAGTCACATAATCTGACACATCAAAGTATGGCTTGGCATAGCGAAAGAGATGCTGTTTTCCATAGCGGTCGGTTACTTTCTCTACGTTTCTTCCAAACATAATGTCACCGACAAACGAAGCGGTCAGGATGTTTTCTGGATTCTTTTGTACAGTTGGCACTTTTGCTTGCCCGATAAACGTAAATAGAAATGTACAAGCAATGACGATCGGTAAAGCAATCAGCACGTGTTTATTCGTTTTTTTCTTTTGGTTCTTTGTGATTTTCAGCAGCTTTTCCTGAAAGCTCAATTTTTTATTCATCATTGGACACACCTTATCTTAAAATAGATAGTAAACATACATGATGGCAAATGTTGCACCACTTAGAAGTAACGTGCTTCCAAGGGTCATCGTAAGACCTTGCTTTTGAATCGTATTTGCAATCAATCCAGGAACAATAATACCGATTCCGCGGAATTCTGCTATTTCAAATGGGACCACTGGGTAGAAGAAATCAAAGACTAGCTTTAAGGCAATCCCTGTAATCAGCATTGCAGCAAACTTTCTGCGTCCGTATAAAATCATAAATTTCGATAGACCAAAGCGAACGATGACATACGTAAGCAAGCTGACAGATAAGACAACTAAAATGAAGACTGGCTGGTTAAATACAAGCGCCAGATAACCTGGGACAACAAGTCCAGCTGGTACGATTCCTGTTTTTTCTGCAAAGATTAAACTAAGTAGAACACCTAAAATTAACGAGATATAAAGATCTGATCCGAACATTTTCTATATTTCCTCCTAGCTGACAAGCTGCTTAATTTTGTATTCTTGAATTTTTTCGATTAACGGTTCAGCGGCACCATGAATATTGCCGACTCCATAAACCACTCGATTATGAAGCTTTTTCTCAAGCATGTTCATAATTTCTTCTGTAGATTGATATTCAAGGTTGTGTAAGTGGTCAGCCGGAATTTTTCCATCCTCATATGCCTTTACAATTGGATCTGTTGTTTCACCAATTAAGACGAGATCACTTGCTTCAATATAAGGAAGTACATCCTCCGCAAACTGGATCGTTCGATCTACACGATCCGCACGGCAGTTCATGATAATAATCGGTTCATCTGTTGGATATCCAATTTCTTTCACACGCTTCCAAATGTTCAATGTAGATGATGCGTCATTTGCCGCGAAACCATTTACAAAGTGTCCAGGTGTTTTCGCATCCATTAATGGAAGAATTCTCATTGCTCCTGGATCAGGTGGCGCATTTAACATTCCTCGGAATGCCGTATCTTCATCAATTCCTAATGCCTGTGCAACACCAAGTGCAAGTGAGGCATTATCTGGGAAGACCATGTACTCAAATTTCCGTAAATACTCATCAGAAATCTTGGAATTATCTGCAACAATGACTTCTGTATTGCGTTTTTTCGCAATCTCTTTAAAGAAATCCGTATATTCACTATCCGTAATAACCAAGTGTCCATTGTAAGGAATTGTCGCTGTAAAGGCTTCTGCTATTTCATCAAGTGTCGGCCCCATGACGTCCATATGATCTTCAAGAACGTTTACGATCACGCCAATATTCGCTTGAAGCAGCTCTTCCTGAAAGATGATTTGGTAATCTGGATTTACCGCCATACATTCACTGACGATGGCATTTGCTCCTCTTTCAACGGTTTCTCTCATAACTTCCTTCTGCTCACCGATATTCGGTCCTTGCGGTTTCCTTTTAATCGGTTTCTCCTCTGGCGTATCCCAATAAATCATTCTTGCATCTGTTCCCGTTGTTTTGCCGACAGTTTTATAACCTGCCTCCATTAAGATACCGGTTGTCAATCTTGTAACGGTAGACTTTCCGCGAATACCATTAATATTGACGCGCACCGGTAGGGCATCGATATTTTTCTGGTGACGCTTCTTTTCAATAAAGCCAATCCCTAACATGATGACACAGGCTATAACGATTAACCACATCGCTTATCTACATCTCCTTTTTTTATGAGTGTGATATGTAAATTCAATCAACAGTATATAGGTTCAGCATAAAATCACAATCGGTATTATGTAACATAATCTTTCACTTCCTCGTATGCCAAATTCCTCTAATCAGAAGGTGGATTGACCTAGCTCCTCTTTAAATGAAAAGGCCAAAAGACGGACAAAAATCAGCCTGAATTTCCGCTTCAATCAAGAGTAAGCGTTACCATCAAGCATCGAAAAATCTTTTGTCCTTTTCTCCCTAAATTTTTTGACAATTGTTAAGATGTATTTTGAATCAATGTTTTAAAGCCCTTTAAACTCTATAACATCAGTCGTATCAGCGCTTTAAATGAATAGTGCGTGTTTTGGAATGTTTTCGATTTTTGAAGGAACAGGTTAGAAAGTCATCCTCATCGGTCAGAACGCTACACGTTGACCTATGACAAAGGTCACCTCATAAAAAATCAAGTCATATGCTTATTTTCGGGTCACAAAAAATTGGGATAAGATGTAAACTATTGATCATTTCGAAATGCCTGCTCTTTACGATATTCGCTCCTTATGACCCACATAATGAAATATTATTCATTTGTTTTTATCAAGATTCATCATTTCTTAACATTTTTAATATGATTTTAGTTGAAAGTTGTCAGCTTATGTCATGCTTTCAACTAAGATGACGAATAAAATCGGTCTCTCCGCTCACACTATGGTTAAAAAACTGTGAGAGGAGGCTAAAGATGCCAAATACGAATGAGCAAACACGCTTACATTTTTTATCAGGCGGTTTTGAGGAAAAGATTCGAATCCTGAAGAAAGCATTTCAGCAAAGCGCCGATTTTGAATACCGGGAATTAATGGTGAATGAAACGAAATCAGTGCTGTTTTATATTAAAACAAGAGTTGAAGAAAGCAAATTAAACGACTTCATTATCGGCAACTTGCTCGGTCCTCCTGGAGAGCAGAACTATACAAAATCACTTAGTACACTCGAAACAGGAGACTTGACGCTGATTGTTGACAGCATTATTGCAGGAAGCATTGCTTTCCTTGATGAAAAATCCTCACAGATCAAAATATTTGCCGTTGGACAGCCGCCGCTGCGTTCCATTTCTGAACCTTCTTCTGAAAGTATTATTGCAGGCGCACATGATGGGTTTGTTGAGAGTTTAGATACCAATTTATATTTACTGCGGTCACACTTAAATGATCGAAAACTTGCGATCCAGTATCATAAGATCGGCACAAAATCTGAAACAAAGGTTGCGACAGTTTATATTTCTGATATAGCCAATCAAGAAAAGATAGATGAGGTCAACAGACGAATTTCTTCCATTAAAGTAGACACGCTGCTCAGCCCCGGTTCTATTGTAGAAGCGATTGAGGATGATTCATATTCCATCTTCCCGCAGCTCATTGATACAGAACGACCTGACAAAGTGAGATCCGCCATTCTTGAGGGGAGAATTGTTGTGCTGATGGATGGCAGTCCAATGGCTATCATTCTGCCTATTACGTTCTTTAGCTTCTTTCAATCACCAGATGACTACAATAGTCGCTGGATTCCAGCTACGTTTATTCGTATTCTTCGTTATATTGCCTGTATCATCGTTGTGATTTTGCCTTCTTTTTATATTGCGGTCATCGGCTTTCATTATGAGGTAGTCCCGGATGAATTAGCGATTACGATGAAAAATTCCATTATCGGCATTCCTTTTCCGCCTTTAATAGAAGCTATGCTGATGGAGATTACGATTGAGCTCATACGCGAAGCTGGGGTGCGTCTGCCAAAACCAATTGGACAGACCATTGGTATCGTAGGAGGTTTGGTCATTGGGGATGCGGTAGTAAAAGCAGGACTCATTTCGAATGTTCTTATCGTTGTGGTCGCCGTGACTGCTGTTGCTTCCTTTGTTCTTCCTTCGTTTGAAATGACGTCTACCATCAGGATGCTGCGTTTTCCGCTCATGTTCATGGCTTCAATGTTTGGGTTTATTGGCATTTCATTCGGCCTGTCGATCGTCCTGATGAATTTATGTCGCCTTGAATCACTAGGTGTCCCGTACTTATCTCCAGTAGCTCCATTTAACTGGCAGGACTTAAAAGACACTGTGATTCGATTACCGATGTGGATGTATAAAAAGCGCCCTGTTTACTTAAATCCAAAAAAGAAAGAGCAAATTGAAAATTTGAGAGGATGGAAAAATCAAGATGAAAAATAAAATATCTCCACCTCAAGCTGTCTTTTTTATCATTCAATCTCAAATTGGTGTCGGTATTTTAGCCCTGCCTCATTTGCTAATGAAAGATATGGGACATGATGGCTGGATGGCTATCATTTTGGCCTGTTTTTTTATCCAAATCATCAATACCATTTTTATATATATCATTCACAAATATCCTGAGACATCATTTTTCGAGGCGTTAATTGAAGTTTTTGGAAAATGGGTTGGGCGAATCTTAGTGGCTCTTTATACAGTTTATTTCGCCTCAGTCTGTATTGTCGTTCTATCTATTTTCACGAGAATTCTGAGTATATGGGTTTTACCACTTACACCTAATTGGGTCATCAACCTACTACTCATGATATCCATCCTTTACATCGCGAAGGAACAAATTACAGCGATTGTCAGATTCAACTTTATTCTGACTCCTTTTTTACTCTTGTTGTCTCTCATCATGCTGTATTCATTAAAAGGAACCAATATCGACTACCTTATGCCCTTTTTCCAAACGGACTTCTCTCAATTTCAGCTTGGTTTGAAGGATGTTGTATTATCTATGAATGGATTTGAGATGATTCTGATCATCTCTCCACTGATGAAAGGCACCATTAAAGCGCGATACAAGGTCATGACCATTGCCAATATATGCACGACACTTTACTACCTATTTATCACAGTGATTTGTTTTATGTTTTTCAGCCCAATTGAACTTAATATCATTCCGAATCCAGTTCTTTATCTACTAAAAACCATTTCGTTCGGTGTGATTGAGCGGACGGATTTAATTTTTCTTAGTTTCTGGGTATTTGTCATTTTAGCCACACTCAGTAACTATCTCTACTTCTGTGCAAATGGCGTAGCAAGTATTCTCAAGAAAAAAGACCACAAAAAATACGTCTTTTATTTTGCCATTTTGATCTATGCGGCTAGCTGCTATCTTGCAACCGATAATTTTAGAATTCAACGCTTTAATGACTTTACCACCATTGCGCAATATTCATTTATTTACACACTCCCGATCTTTATGGCCATTATCATCTTTTTCAAACATCGTAAAGGGAAGGTGAAATCACATGCGTCATAAATACATACTGACTTTGCTCATATGTGTGTCTCTCATATTTATGCCTGGCTGCTGGGATCAAAATTTATTAAAGAATATCTCTCTTGTTTTAACCTCTGCCGTTGATCAAGGAGAGGATGACAATGCGAAATACTCGATTACTTATCGAAAGGTTCAGCAGTCTCAAAGTATGGAGCAAGGAAATACAGGCAGCTTTTTAACCACTCTTCTCACAACGGAAGCACCTACTTTAAGAAAAGCAAGAACCAACTTCAGCCGGATTGTGGATCAAAAAATAGACATGTCGAAAATGCGGGTGATGCTGATCGGTGATGAATTTGCCCAAAATCGTCTTCTGCCCTACTTAGATATGTTTTATCGTGATCCGAAAAGCCCCCTCCTCGCAAATCTTGCCGTTGTTCAAGGGGGGACCTGTGAAGAAGTGATTAACTCGCTGCTGAAGGAAAAGCTCATTGTGAGTGACTATTTAAATAACTTGATCACAACCGCATCACGCTCCTCCCAAGTAGCACCTAAAAACATGCAAAGTATTCGATCTAAAATGCTCCAAACTGGAGAGGACTTCACATTGCCCTTAATCCATTTTGATCAATCGAAGAAATTAATCAGTGTAAAAGGTGTTGCCCTATTTGATAATGAGAAAAAGAAAGGCGAGTTGTACGGTCAAGATGCGATCTTGCTCACCGTCATGGACGGAAAAATGGGCAAGTATGCCAACTTCACAAAAAAAGTGAGAAGTGACATGAAGTCAAAAGAAAACAATTACATCACCATCCAAGTCACTGATGTGAAGAGAGACATCGAGATTCTGAATCCTGATCATCGAAACTTAACATACTCACTCAAATTTGAATTTAATACTTCTGTCCTTGAGTACCCAAAGGATAATCTAGATACAGACAAAAAAATTGAAATGCTGAACAAAAGACTTTCAACCATCTTGACAAAAGAAGCAGAAAAAATTATTGCTACATTACAAGAAGCAAATTCTGACGTCTTAAGCCTCGGCAGAAAATATAGAGTGAGACATTATGATGAGTATATAAAAATGAATTGGGTCACCGATTATCCAAATGTAAAAATCATCCCAAAAGTAAAAGTCAATATTACACAAACAGGGATTATTAGTTAAGAAAAGGAAGAGTTCATCTTTCTTTTCTTTTTTTATTTTTTTAAGATTGTCATTTAAAAGCTTTCATGATAATCTATTTGTGTAAACGGTTACACATTCACGAAGGGAGGCACTCCATTGGCTACCATTAAAGATGTTGCAAAAGCTGCACAAGTGTCTGTTGCCACTGTGTCTCGCGTGCTTAACGATACTGGATATGTCCATACAGATACGAAAACCCGTGTGACACAAGCGATGCAGGAGCTGAACTACTTTCCCAATGAAGTGGCTAGATCCCTTTTCAAAAGAGAATCCCGCTTAATCGGTTTGATCTTGCCTGATATCACAAACCCCTTCTTTCCTCAGCTTGCTAGAGGCGTAGAGGATGAGATTCATGCGCAAGGTTTTCGGTTATTATTCGGAAACAGTGATGAAGATCGAGAAAAGGAATTGGCTTATTTACAAACATTTAAACAAAATCAAGTAGTCGGTGTCATCGCTGTCACAAACGAACCTGAATCAGATATATACAATGATGATGAATTGCCGGTTGTGTTCTTAGATCGAACCGTCTCGCATGCACCTTCTGTATCTGCAGATACTGCAGCTGGCGGGAAAATGGCTGCAATGGAATTAATCAGGCGCGGCAGCCGGCAGATCACACTGCTGAAAGGACCTGCCCACCTTCAAACAGCGAGGCAGAGATTCAAGGGTGCACTCGATGTACTGACCGAAAAGGGTGTCGACTTCCATGTGATGTCTAATGCTTCGTTTTCTTTTCAAGAAGCCCGTAAGAGTGCCAAGGCTCTTTTCCAGCTGTACCCTGAAACAGATGGCATCATTGCCAGTAACGACATCGTCGCAACAGCGGTCATTCACGAAGCACTTCGGATCGGAAAAGCCGTTCCAGAGGATGTTCAAATCATTGGGTTTGATGATATTCCGCAAAGCGAGCTGCTCTTCCCTTCCCTATCGACGATTAGGCAGCCTGCCTATGAGATGGGAAAAGAAGCGGCACAGCTGTTAATCAAAGCGATTCAGAAACAACCTATAGATCAACCAGTTATCCAAATGCCCGTCTCTTTTATTGAACGAGAGACCACAAGAAAGGTGGATTCACAATGAGTCATATTGTCGTAGTAGGAAGCTGTTCAATGGATTTAGTCGTCACTTCGAATAAACGACCAAATGCCGGTGAAACAGTGTTAGGCGAATCATTTAAAACCGTCCCAGGCGGAAAAGGCGCCAATCAAGCAGTCGCCAGTGCCAGACTCGGTGCTGATGTATACATGGTCGGCCGAGTCGGTGATGACGCTTATGGTCAAGATATTCTCAGCAATCTACAAGATCAAGGGGTCCGCACCTCATATATGAAACCGGTTACCGAAATG
Encoded proteins:
- the pgsB gene encoding poly-gamma-glutamate synthase PgsB; protein product: MWLIVIACVIMLGIGFIEKKRHQKNIDALPVRVNINGIRGKSTVTRLTTGILMEAGYKTVGKTTGTDARMIYWDTPEEKPIKRKPQGPNIGEQKEVMRETVERGANAIVSECMAVNPDYQIIFQEELLQANIGVIVNVLEDHMDVMGPTLDEIAEAFTATIPYNGHLVITDSEYTDFFKEIAKKRNTEVIVADNSKISDEYLRKFEYMVFPDNASLALGVAQALGIDEDTAFRGMLNAPPDPGAMRILPLMDAKTPGHFVNGFAANDASSTLNIWKRVKEIGYPTDEPIIIMNCRADRVDRTIQFAEDVLPYIEASDLVLIGETTDPIVKAYEDGKIPADHLHNLEYQSTEEIMNMLEKKLHNRVVYGVGNIHGAAEPLIEKIQEYKIKQLVS
- a CDS encoding LacI family DNA-binding transcriptional regulator: MATIKDVAKAAQVSVATVSRVLNDTGYVHTDTKTRVTQAMQELNYFPNEVARSLFKRESRLIGLILPDITNPFFPQLARGVEDEIHAQGFRLLFGNSDEDREKELAYLQTFKQNQVVGVIAVTNEPESDIYNDDELPVVFLDRTVSHAPSVSADTAAGGKMAAMELIRRGSRQITLLKGPAHLQTARQRFKGALDVLTEKGVDFHVMSNASFSFQEARKSAKALFQLYPETDGIIASNDIVATAVIHEALRIGKAVPEDVQIIGFDDIPQSELLFPSLSTIRQPAYEMGKEAAQLLIKAIQKQPIDQPVIQMPVSFIERETTRKVDSQ
- a CDS encoding GerAB/ArcD/ProY family transporter; the protein is MKNKISPPQAVFFIIQSQIGVGILALPHLLMKDMGHDGWMAIILACFFIQIINTIFIYIIHKYPETSFFEALIEVFGKWVGRILVALYTVYFASVCIVVLSIFTRILSIWVLPLTPNWVINLLLMISILYIAKEQITAIVRFNFILTPFLLLLSLIMLYSLKGTNIDYLMPFFQTDFSQFQLGLKDVVLSMNGFEMILIISPLMKGTIKARYKVMTIANICTTLYYLFITVICFMFFSPIELNIIPNPVLYLLKTISFGVIERTDLIFLSFWVFVILATLSNYLYFCANGVASILKKKDHKKYVFYFAILIYAASCYLATDNFRIQRFNDFTTIAQYSFIYTLPIFMAIIIFFKHRKGKVKSHAS
- a CDS encoding C40 family peptidase, producing the protein MKWKGIVIGGCALVGLMFMTQSEAVAQTASPLQQAEKLIGTPYHKGGTDPKTGFDASGFTQYVYKTSGAFDLPRKVIDQYQIGKKVSWDKAQPGDLVYFRSLEETKDIPTHVGFYAGNDQVIHITLSQGVVKTNVSKSKYWTDRFYAVKRLPGTPEISDNRLVKDAMKYVGIPYVFGAADPKVGFDCSGFLQYVFEKSLGIYLPRSAEQQWIVGEKVALDDIRPGDFVFFSNTYKPGISHVGMYIGGDRFIHASRSESVTISYLSESYWREKWTGAKRLTELKLAKEDPIVSKAATYIGEVPYVKGGTNPKQGFDTAGFTQHVYREVLGIELPRYASGQVKAGTPVKRSELKPGDLVFFSGTSLIPAIYAGSNQVIHMTVSNGVVLTNMKTSTYWKDKYETAVRIKK
- a CDS encoding CapA family protein, whose product is MNKKLSFQEKLLKITKNQKKKTNKHVLIALPIVIACTFLFTFIGQAKVPTVQKNPENILTASFVGDIMFGRNVEKVTDRYGKQHLFRYAKPYFDVSDYVTGNFEHPVASDREQAAQKNIHLKTDEDSVKALKDLNFSVLNFANNHAADYGEKGLNKTIDAFKQADMDYTGAGLNLQDAKQNISYKEVNGVKIATLGFTDVYGKDFKATNRQAGILPADPSIFIPMISQAAEKADVVVVHAHWGQEYNNEVNDRQRELARAMSKAGADIIIGAHPHVLEPMEVYNGTAIFYSLGNFIFDQGWSRTRDSALVQYHLNEDGKATFEVVPMYIKEATPAPVKAGSFESKSIIRMLTNGTNADWKEKDGHIFFEVDHADKVKHLKENGGKEKK
- a CDS encoding spore germination protein → MPNTNEQTRLHFLSGGFEEKIRILKKAFQQSADFEYRELMVNETKSVLFYIKTRVEESKLNDFIIGNLLGPPGEQNYTKSLSTLETGDLTLIVDSIIAGSIAFLDEKSSQIKIFAVGQPPLRSISEPSSESIIAGAHDGFVESLDTNLYLLRSHLNDRKLAIQYHKIGTKSETKVATVYISDIANQEKIDEVNRRISSIKVDTLLSPGSIVEAIEDDSYSIFPQLIDTERPDKVRSAILEGRIVVLMDGSPMAIILPITFFSFFQSPDDYNSRWIPATFIRILRYIACIIVVILPSFYIAVIGFHYEVVPDELAITMKNSIIGIPFPPLIEAMLMEITIELIREAGVRLPKPIGQTIGIVGGLVIGDAVVKAGLISNVLIVVVAVTAVASFVLPSFEMTSTIRMLRFPLMFMASMFGFIGISFGLSIVLMNLCRLESLGVPYLSPVAPFNWQDLKDTVIRLPMWMYKKRPVYLNPKKKEQIENLRGWKNQDEK
- the pgsC gene encoding poly-gamma-glutamate biosynthesis protein PgsC, which produces MFGSDLYISLILGVLLSLIFAEKTGIVPAGLVVPGYLALVFNQPVFILVVLSVSLLTYVIVRFGLSKFMILYGRRKFAAMLITGIALKLVFDFFYPVVPFEIAEFRGIGIIVPGLIANTIQKQGLTMTLGSTLLLSGATFAIMYVYYLF
- a CDS encoding Ger(x)C family spore germination protein, which encodes MRHKYILTLLICVSLIFMPGCWDQNLLKNISLVLTSAVDQGEDDNAKYSITYRKVQQSQSMEQGNTGSFLTTLLTTEAPTLRKARTNFSRIVDQKIDMSKMRVMLIGDEFAQNRLLPYLDMFYRDPKSPLLANLAVVQGGTCEEVINSLLKEKLIVSDYLNNLITTASRSSQVAPKNMQSIRSKMLQTGEDFTLPLIHFDQSKKLISVKGVALFDNEKKKGELYGQDAILLTVMDGKMGKYANFTKKVRSDMKSKENNYITIQVTDVKRDIEILNPDHRNLTYSLKFEFNTSVLEYPKDNLDTDKKIEMLNKRLSTILTKEAEKIIATLQEANSDVLSLGRKYRVRHYDEYIKMNWVTDYPNVKIIPKVKVNITQTGIIS